ttatttcttgtttACTTCTCTTCTTGCTCTAACAGCAGCAGCTAATTTTCTTAACACGGTATCAGTAGTTTCCCAAGAAACACAGGCGTCTGTGATAGATACACCGTATTTTAAACCAGGTTTACCTTCTGGTGGGACTTTTTGATTACCTTCATGAATATTGGATTCGATCATTACACCGACAATCTTATTTTCACCATTAGCAATTTGTTCACAAACAGCATCGTTGACTTTTGGTTGGTTTCTGAAATCTTTGTTAGAATTACCATGAGAATAATCGACCATCAAACCATTAGAACCTTCTGGAAGTTGTGCCTTAGCTTCAGCAATAGATTTGGCATCATAGTTAGTACCTTTCTTACCACCTCTTAAAACTACGAAACAATGTTCATTACCCTTGGTGGTTGTAATGGCAGCAACACCATGTTTAGTGACACCCATGAAATGATGAGAATGAGAGGCAGCTTGACAAGCATCAACAGCAACACCTAGAGTACCATCAGTACCATTTTTGAAACCAATTGGGAATGAAAGACCGGAAGCTAATTCTCTATGTAGTTGAGATTCAGTAGTTCTAGCACCAATAGCAccaaaagataataaatcagCCAAGAATTGAGGGGAGATAGTATCCAACATTTCAGACCCAATTGGCATACCAATGTTGGttaaattaacaaataattgTCTTGCAGATTGTAAACCTttgttgatattgaaagaattattaacatctggatcattaattaaaccTTTCCAACCAACAGTAGTTCTTGGCTTTTCCAAATATGCTCTCATAATAATGCATAAATCATTTTGTAATTCATCAGATAATTTCTTCAGTCTTAAAGCGTATTCTTGAGCGGCATCTAGATCATGAATTGAGCAAGGACCAACAATGACTAAAACTCTATCATCTCTACctgaaataatttcaattgctTCCCGTCTGCCTCTCTTAGCGGTTTCAATAGATTTTTCAGTAGCAGGAATTTGAGCTTGAAGAAGAGCAGGAGACACTAATGGATCGTAACCTAAAATTCTGACATCTTCTGATTGTTCATCAGATTGGAACATTGGTTGATGAGACATGGCTTTATTGATatagttattattattaaaaaaatgtatgGGGTTGAAAGTTTCCTTTAAAaagttttcaaaaaaaCCTACTGAAAGAAGCTTGGTGGGGAGAGCGAGGTAGAAGATGTAAAgtttaaacttttttaaacaaattaagCTTTCAGGAGTAGGATCATAACTGAAAGTCAATGGCTGATCTTCAATCCTCAgcttttaaatcattattcaTTACATCGACCACCTCTATTACACATAGTCCAATGGAGTGAAACTTCTGGCCAGGAACGGAGGATGCCTATGAAATTTCGGCCGAAGAAATTTCAACGAATGACTCAGAATGATCGTGACATTTGCAATGCCATCATATTGGCATAATTGTGATGATATTGTAGCGCATGTGGTTTTCTATCCAAGAGACGAGTTATTATTGAATGATATAATAcagttattattattagtatgattattattattattattttacatAGAGATATAGAGGGCTATCTAGGG
This genomic stretch from Henningerozyma blattae CBS 6284 chromosome 1, complete genome harbors:
- the ARO4 gene encoding 3-deoxy-7-phosphoheptulonate synthase ARO4 (similar to Saccharomyces cerevisiae ARO4 (YBR249C); ancestral locus Anc_6.168) gives rise to the protein MFQSDEQSEDVRILGYDPLVSPALLQAQIPATEKSIETAKRGRREAIEIISGRDDRVLVIVGPCSIHDLDAAQEYALRLKKLSDELQNDLCIIMRAYLEKPRTTVGWKGLINDPDVNNSFNINKGLQSARQLFVNLTNIGMPIGSEMLDTISPQFLADLLSFGAIGARTTESQLHRELASGLSFPIGFKNGTDGTLGVAVDACQAASHSHHFMGVTKHGVAAITTTKGNEHCFVVLRGGKKGTNYDAKSIAEAKAQLPEGSNGLMVDYSHGNSNKDFRNQPKVNDAVCEQIANGENKIVGVMIESNIHEGNQKVPPEGKPGLKYGVSITDACVSWETTDTVLRKLAAAVRARREVNKK